The nucleotide sequence ATATGCTAAAAACTGCTGTAACCCTTATCCCCTAACTGCTATTATAATAATAGAGAATAATAATATTAAAAGGGGATTAATCAATGATAAATTATGGATTTAGTGACCCAAATCCACGTACATCAATGAGAAGAAAGATGAAAGTCACCGGCAGTGGTTCCATTAAGGCTGAACCGGATATTGCCACAGTGAATCTTGGCGTTGTTACAGAAAACATGAGTCTGGAAGCAGCCCAAAGAGAAAACACCCTTAGGACAAATGCTGTTATAGACAGCTTATTAAAGTTGAAGGTTTCCAGAAAAGACATAGGCACCGCAAGCTTTGATATCCAGCCCCAATACGATTTTGTAGAAGGTAGACAGGAGTTTAAAGGCTTTAGGGTTACCAATATATTATCTGTCACCGTAAGAGATCTTTCAAAAACTGGAGAAATTATAGATACCGCTATTGCCAGTGGAGCTAACCGTGTAGATAGTGTACGCTTTTCCGTAGAAAATCCTGCTGAATATTACAGCCGTGCATTAAGCTTGGCGGTAAGAAGTGCTTCAGAAAAGGCAAAGGAACTTTCCTACGACTTCGGTGTTCAACTTAACCCTATCCCCATTAGGATTACAGAACAAAGCTCTGTTACCCTTCCGGAAGAAGCTCAAACCATGAAGTTAATGGCTTCTTCCACACCCATATTGCCCGGTCAGATTGAAATCACTGCACGGATTGAGGTCGTTTTTGAGTATCGATAAAATTATCAGTAAAAAAGTAGCGATTACCAAACAAAAAATTTAAAATCTTACTGAAACGTAGTTTTAAAATAATAACTTTTGTAGAAATTCAGCTCCGCTGAATTTCATCCATAATTGCTCATTACTCATCACTCATTATTCATTGAAAAGAATAAAAACTATATGCTTGAGCTTATTATTATGCTATAATATGAAAGCATGTCAAAAAACATTGAAAAGGATGATTGATTAGTGATTACTGTTACAAATGTAAGCTTGAGATACGGCGGAAGAAAGCTGTTTGAAGATGTAAATTTAAAATTCACTCCCGGCAACTGCTATGGAGTTATTGGCGCCAACGGTGCAGGAAAGAGTACCTTCTTAAAGATACTTTCCGGTGAAATAGAACCTAATACCGGGGAAGTAAGCGTAGCTCCCGGCGTTAGAATGTCCGTACTAAAACAGGACCACTATCAGTATGATGAGTTTGGTGTAATCGAAACTGTAATAATGGGTAATCCAAGATTATATGAGATAATGAAGGAAAAGGATGAGCTATACGCAAAGGCTGACTTTACTGATGAAGATGGAATAAGAGCATCAGAATTGGAAGGCGAATTCGCTGACTTAAACGGTTGGGAAGCTGAAGCTGAAGCATCATCATTACTGCAGGGGCTAGGTATAGGCACTGAGCTTCATGACAAAAAGGTAGCAGAACTGGGTGGCAGCGAGAAGGTTAAGGTTCTTTTAGCTCAGGCCCTTTTTGGTAAGCCTGGAGTACTAATACTAGACGAGCCTACTAACCACTTAGATATTAAATCAATAAATTGGTTGGAAGAGTTTTTAATAG is from Clostridium thermarum and encodes:
- a CDS encoding SIMPL domain-containing protein; amino-acid sequence: MINYGFSDPNPRTSMRRKMKVTGSGSIKAEPDIATVNLGVVTENMSLEAAQRENTLRTNAVIDSLLKLKVSRKDIGTASFDIQPQYDFVEGRQEFKGFRVTNILSVTVRDLSKTGEIIDTAIASGANRVDSVRFSVENPAEYYSRALSLAVRSASEKAKELSYDFGVQLNPIPIRITEQSSVTLPEEAQTMKLMASSTPILPGQIEITARIEVVFEYR